A stretch of the Vitis riparia cultivar Riparia Gloire de Montpellier isolate 1030 chromosome 13, EGFV_Vit.rip_1.0, whole genome shotgun sequence genome encodes the following:
- the LOC117928442 gene encoding LOB domain-containing protein 1-like: MEEYNYKTSNTPFSSSSSSRVSPSLPSGSAVQGPCGACKVLRRRCTKSCLLAPYFPPTEPMKFINAHKIYGASNIVKCLQELPESKRADAVSSMVYEANARIRDPVYGCAGAISHLQKRLNDVQAELAMAQAEILIMQSQQQQQQQQQNDNTSFLDNRNLGLDWETDHWEQK; this comes from the exons ATGGAGGAATACAATTACAAAACTTCTAATActcctttctcttcttcttcttcttcaagggTCTCTCCTTCTCTTCCAAGTGGGAGTGCTGTTCAAGGTCCTTGTGGCGCCTGCAAGGTTCTTCGTCGCCGATGCACTAAGAGTTGTCTTCTTGCTCCATATTTTCCACCAACCGAACCAATGAAGTTCATCAATGCCCATAAAATCTATGGAGCTAGCAACATCGTCAAGTGCTTGCAG GAACTTCCCGAGTCCAAGAGAGCAGATGCTGTAAGCAGCATGGTTTACGAAGCAAATGCAAGAATTCGTGATCCAGTTTACGGTTGTGCTGGTGCAATTAGTCATCTTCAGAAACGGCTTAATGATGTGCAAGCAGAATTGGCAATGGCACAAGCTGAGATACTTATCATGCAGAGccagcagcagcaacaacaacaacaacaaaatgaTAATACAAGTTTCTTGGACAACAGGAATTTAGGCTTGGACTGGGAAACAGATCATTGGGAACAAAAATAA